From Saccharothrix espanaensis DSM 44229, the proteins below share one genomic window:
- a CDS encoding helix-turn-helix domain-containing protein, with amino-acid sequence MPQNQGPGVRRRVLASALTQLREEAGLDFDDVIAELGYSKSKISRIESAVTGVSIVDAKALAELYRAEPEKQQWLLKLAKVAKKRGWWHVYGDVLFDWFSEYVVLESEAVAVDTFEIDLIPGLFQTPEYARQMVRAFDPHATDAVVGKRVELRQARQIRLEDGSFSVWAILDEAALRRVVGGPEDHQAQLRHLLELAALPNVTLQVLPFAKGPHIAMGTAFALLKFIDFPSVIYIENLSGGLYLDDDAENERYSLAMDHLRAAALDPKGSAALVEQVIGDR; translated from the coding sequence ATGCCGCAGAACCAAGGACCGGGAGTCCGGCGACGCGTACTGGCCAGCGCGCTGACCCAGTTGCGCGAGGAGGCGGGGCTCGATTTTGACGACGTGATCGCGGAACTGGGGTATTCCAAGTCCAAGATCAGCCGCATCGAGTCCGCCGTCACCGGGGTGTCCATTGTGGATGCCAAGGCTCTGGCGGAACTGTATCGGGCCGAACCTGAGAAGCAGCAATGGCTCCTGAAGTTGGCGAAGGTCGCCAAGAAGCGCGGCTGGTGGCACGTCTACGGCGACGTGCTGTTCGACTGGTTCTCGGAGTACGTGGTCCTGGAGTCCGAAGCCGTCGCCGTCGACACCTTCGAGATCGACCTGATTCCGGGCTTGTTCCAGACGCCGGAGTACGCCAGGCAGATGGTGCGCGCATTCGATCCGCACGCGACGGACGCGGTGGTGGGCAAGCGTGTCGAGTTGCGGCAGGCGCGGCAGATTCGGTTGGAGGACGGGTCGTTCTCGGTCTGGGCGATCCTCGACGAGGCAGCCCTCCGCCGAGTCGTGGGCGGGCCGGAAGACCACCAGGCGCAGTTGCGGCACCTCCTGGAGTTGGCGGCGTTGCCGAACGTGACCTTGCAGGTGTTGCCGTTCGCCAAGGGACCACACATCGCGATGGGTACCGCGTTCGCGCTGCTGAAGTTCATCGACTTCCCGAGCGTGATCTACATCGAGAACCTGTCCGGCGGCCTCTACTTGGACGATGACGCCGAGAACGAGCGGTATAGCCTGGCGATGGATCACCTGCGCGCGGCAGCCTTGGACCCGAAAGGGTCCGCAGCGCTGGTCGAGCAGGTGATAGGCGATCGCTAA
- the murD gene encoding UDP-N-acetylmuramoyl-L-alanine--D-glutamate ligase encodes MGFLAGRHVLVAGAGVTGRSAAEALLAAGASVLVTDGSADRLEALEPLLPGVALVPGLVAPPPEVELVVTSPGWRPDSPLLLAAEAAGVEVVGEVELAWRMGLELADPPAWLAVTGTNGKTTTVGMLESVLRAAGIDAVACGNVGLPVVDALLAGHRVLAVELSSFQLHWSPSVRPAAGVLLNLAEDHLDWHGSFEAYGAAKARVLTGEIAVAGADDPYVAGLLTGSTAPVHVGFTLGAPEEGQLGVLDGDLVDRAFGPDTVLASVADVRPGGPSGIADALAAAALARAHGVSPEAVRQGLRDFRPGAHRAEFVAEADGVRYVNDSKATNPHAAGASLRSYDSVVWVAGGLLKGASVDDLVRAEAHRLRGAVLIGADREVIATALARYAPAVPVAVLDDATMSDAVRAARSMARAGDAVVLAPAAASMDMFSDYAHRGKAFAEAVVALTGQTRA; translated from the coding sequence GTGGGATTCCTGGCCGGTCGGCACGTCCTGGTCGCCGGCGCCGGGGTGACCGGCCGGTCCGCCGCCGAGGCGCTGCTGGCGGCGGGCGCGTCGGTGCTGGTGACCGACGGCAGCGCCGACCGGCTGGAGGCGCTGGAGCCGCTGCTGCCCGGGGTGGCGCTGGTGCCGGGCCTGGTCGCGCCGCCGCCGGAGGTGGAGCTGGTGGTCACCAGCCCCGGCTGGCGGCCGGACAGCCCGCTGCTGCTGGCCGCCGAGGCGGCCGGGGTCGAGGTCGTCGGCGAGGTCGAGCTGGCCTGGCGGATGGGGCTGGAACTGGCCGACCCGCCGGCGTGGCTGGCGGTGACCGGCACCAACGGCAAGACGACGACCGTCGGGATGCTGGAGTCGGTCCTGCGGGCCGCCGGGATCGACGCGGTCGCGTGCGGCAACGTCGGGCTGCCGGTGGTGGACGCGCTGCTGGCCGGGCACCGGGTGCTGGCCGTCGAGCTGTCCAGCTTCCAGCTGCACTGGTCGCCTTCGGTGCGGCCGGCGGCGGGCGTGCTGCTCAACCTCGCCGAGGACCACCTGGACTGGCACGGCTCGTTCGAGGCGTACGGGGCGGCCAAGGCCCGCGTGCTGACCGGCGAGATCGCGGTGGCGGGCGCGGACGACCCGTACGTGGCCGGGTTGCTGACCGGGTCCACCGCGCCCGTGCACGTCGGTTTCACGCTGGGCGCGCCCGAGGAGGGTCAGCTCGGCGTGCTCGACGGCGACCTGGTCGACCGGGCGTTCGGGCCGGACACCGTGCTGGCGTCGGTCGCCGACGTGCGGCCGGGCGGCCCGTCCGGGATCGCGGACGCGTTGGCGGCGGCGGCGCTGGCCCGTGCGCACGGGGTGTCGCCGGAGGCGGTGCGGCAAGGGCTGCGGGACTTCCGGCCCGGCGCGCACCGGGCGGAGTTCGTCGCCGAGGCGGACGGCGTGCGGTACGTGAACGACTCGAAGGCCACGAACCCGCACGCCGCCGGGGCGTCGCTGCGGTCGTACGACAGCGTCGTGTGGGTCGCGGGCGGGTTGTTGAAGGGCGCGTCCGTGGACGACCTGGTGCGCGCCGAGGCGCACCGGCTGCGGGGCGCGGTGCTGATCGGCGCGGACCGTGAGGTCATCGCCACGGCGTTGGCCCGGTACGCGCCCGCGGTGCCCGTGGCGGTGTTGGACGACGCGACCATGTCGGACGCCGTGCGCGCGGCGCGGTCCATGGCGCGTGCGGGTGACGCCGTGGTGTTGGCGCCGGCGGCGGCGTCGATGGACATGTTCAGCGACTACGCGCACCGCGGTAAGGCGTTCGCCGAAGCGGTTGTGGCGCTCACGGGTCAGACGCGCGCGTAA
- a CDS encoding UDP-N-acetylmuramoyl-tripeptide--D-alanyl-D-alanine ligase, whose amino-acid sequence MIPLSLAEIAEVVGGTLHGTDGSPVVTGSVEFDSREIGAGGLYVALPGARVDGHDFAAEVVAAGAAGVLAGRPVDGPAVIAPPVESGHGNSYVLADDADGAGAAVLAALAKLARHVVDRLPELTVVGVTGSSGKTTTKDLIAAVLAPLGRTVAPPGSFNNELGHPWTVLRADADTRFLVLELSARGTGHIADLCRVAPPKVGVVLNVGSAHLGEFGSREGIAQAKGELVEALPADGVAILNADDPLVAGMAPRTAAKVVLVGESGAAAVRAVDIELDGRARAGFRLVTPAGEADVRLAVHGPHQVGNALSAAAVALELGATPQQVADALGNAERVSEHRMALSERPDGVTVVNDAYNANPESVRAALKSLATISRATAPARRSWAVLGAMAELGADHVRAHDEIGRLAVRLDINKLVVVGPDARPMHQGAHLEGSWGEEAVLVPDVAAAVELLRDQVRPGDVVLVKASKTYGLWRVAEALLEAVGK is encoded by the coding sequence ATGATTCCGCTCAGCCTGGCCGAGATCGCCGAGGTCGTCGGCGGCACCCTGCACGGCACCGACGGTTCGCCGGTGGTGACCGGTTCCGTCGAGTTCGACTCCCGTGAGATCGGCGCGGGCGGGCTCTACGTGGCGCTGCCCGGCGCGCGGGTCGACGGCCACGACTTCGCCGCCGAGGTGGTCGCGGCGGGCGCGGCCGGCGTGCTGGCCGGACGCCCGGTGGACGGGCCCGCGGTGATCGCGCCGCCGGTCGAGAGCGGTCACGGCAACTCCTACGTGCTCGCCGACGACGCCGACGGCGCGGGCGCGGCGGTCCTGGCGGCCCTGGCGAAGCTCGCCCGGCACGTGGTCGACCGCCTGCCGGAGCTGACCGTCGTGGGCGTCACCGGGTCGTCCGGCAAGACCACCACCAAGGACCTGATCGCGGCCGTGCTCGCCCCCCTGGGCCGGACGGTCGCGCCCCCCGGGTCGTTCAACAACGAGCTGGGCCACCCCTGGACGGTGCTGCGCGCCGACGCCGACACCCGGTTCCTGGTGCTGGAGCTGTCCGCGCGCGGCACCGGCCACATCGCCGACCTGTGCCGGGTCGCGCCGCCGAAGGTGGGCGTGGTGCTCAACGTGGGCAGCGCGCACCTGGGCGAGTTCGGCTCCCGCGAGGGCATCGCGCAGGCCAAGGGCGAGCTGGTGGAGGCGCTGCCCGCCGACGGCGTGGCGATCCTGAACGCCGACGACCCGCTGGTGGCCGGCATGGCCCCGCGCACCGCGGCGAAGGTCGTGCTGGTCGGTGAGAGCGGCGCCGCGGCGGTCCGCGCGGTCGACATCGAGCTGGACGGCCGGGCCCGCGCGGGCTTCCGCCTGGTCACGCCCGCCGGCGAGGCCGACGTGCGGCTGGCCGTGCACGGACCGCACCAGGTCGGCAACGCGCTGAGCGCCGCCGCCGTCGCGCTGGAGCTGGGCGCGACGCCGCAGCAGGTCGCCGACGCCCTCGGGAACGCGGAGCGGGTCTCCGAGCATCGGATGGCGCTCTCCGAACGTCCTGACGGTGTGACGGTCGTCAACGACGCCTACAACGCGAACCCGGAGTCCGTGCGCGCGGCGCTGAAGTCGCTGGCCACGATCTCCCGCGCCACCGCGCCCGCCCGGCGGAGCTGGGCCGTGCTCGGAGCGATGGCGGAACTCGGCGCGGACCACGTCCGCGCGCACGACGAGATCGGCCGGCTGGCCGTCCGCTTGGACATCAACAAGCTGGTGGTCGTCGGGCCGGACGCCCGCCCGATGCACCAGGGCGCGCACCTGGAAGGATCATGGGGCGAGGAAGCGGTACTGGTGCCGGACGTGGCGGCCGCCGTGGAACTGCTCCGCGACCAGGTGCGCCCTGGTGACGTCGTGCTGGTGAAGGCATCCAAAACTTACGGCCTGTGGCGGGTTGCCGAGGCCCTTCTGGAGGCGGTCGGCAAGTGA
- a CDS encoding UDP-N-acetylmuramoyl-L-alanyl-D-glutamate--2,6-diaminopimelate ligase, producing MPAKLEGKVATAPPRPSRVQPVPVSELASTVDAHLTAPGRAHVLVGGVTLRAQHVRPGDLFAALPGARAHGADFADQALSLGAVAVLTDEVGAAKIAADVPVLVHDDPRSVLGVLASRVYGDPSTRLALFGITGTSGKTTTAYLVDSALRAAGRTTGLIGTVETRIADERLDSALTTPEAPDLHALLAVMEERGVTDVTMEVSSHALRLGRVGGVGFAVGAFTNLSQDHLDFHPDMEDYFRTKAQLFDGRAAVEVVCVDGEWGPRLVTPATVTVSTTGDAAWTASDVRVSPTGEQSFTAHGPDLEFPVELRLPGAFNVANALLAIACLHARGVGVDAIRRGIADVRVPGRMQRVDEGQDFTAVVDYSHKPQAVALALDAVRARSTGRIITVLGCGGDRDTAKRPLMGEEAARRSDVLVVTDDNPRSEDPAAIRAAMLGGALALPGSERGEVVEIGDRRDAIRHAVSLARTGDVVVIAGKGHETGQEVAGVVQPFSDVETLAEAIREVRR from the coding sequence GTGCCTGCCAAGCTTGAGGGCAAGGTCGCGACCGCCCCGCCTCGCCCTTCCCGCGTCCAGCCCGTTCCCGTGTCCGAGCTCGCCTCCACAGTGGACGCGCACCTCACCGCGCCCGGCCGGGCGCACGTGCTCGTCGGCGGGGTGACGCTGCGGGCCCAGCACGTGCGGCCCGGCGACCTGTTCGCCGCGCTGCCCGGTGCTCGGGCGCACGGCGCGGACTTCGCCGACCAGGCCCTGTCGCTGGGCGCGGTCGCGGTGCTGACCGACGAGGTCGGCGCGGCGAAGATCGCGGCCGACGTGCCCGTCCTGGTCCACGACGACCCGCGCTCGGTGCTCGGCGTGCTGGCCTCGCGGGTCTACGGCGACCCGTCGACCCGCCTCGCGCTGTTCGGGATCACCGGGACCTCCGGCAAGACCACCACCGCCTACCTGGTCGACTCCGCGCTGCGGGCGGCCGGCCGCACGACCGGCCTGATCGGCACGGTCGAGACCCGGATCGCCGACGAGCGCCTCGACAGCGCCCTGACCACGCCCGAGGCCCCGGACCTGCACGCGCTGCTCGCGGTGATGGAGGAGCGCGGCGTCACCGACGTGACCATGGAGGTCTCCAGCCACGCGCTGCGCCTGGGCCGGGTCGGCGGCGTCGGGTTCGCGGTCGGCGCGTTCACCAACCTGTCGCAGGACCACCTGGACTTCCACCCGGACATGGAGGACTACTTCCGCACCAAGGCGCAGCTGTTCGACGGGCGCGCCGCGGTCGAGGTGGTCTGCGTGGACGGCGAGTGGGGGCCGCGCCTGGTCACGCCCGCCACGGTCACCGTGTCGACCACCGGTGACGCCGCCTGGACCGCGTCGGACGTGCGGGTCTCGCCCACCGGCGAGCAGTCCTTCACCGCGCACGGCCCCGACCTGGAGTTCCCGGTCGAGCTGCGGCTGCCCGGCGCGTTCAACGTGGCCAACGCGCTGCTGGCGATCGCCTGCCTGCACGCGCGGGGCGTCGGGGTCGACGCGATCCGGCGCGGCATCGCCGACGTGCGGGTGCCCGGCCGGATGCAGCGGGTGGACGAGGGCCAGGACTTCACCGCCGTCGTGGACTACTCGCACAAGCCGCAGGCCGTGGCGCTGGCGCTGGACGCGGTCCGGGCCCGCTCGACCGGCCGGATCATCACCGTGCTGGGCTGCGGCGGCGACCGCGACACCGCGAAGCGCCCGCTGATGGGGGAGGAGGCGGCGCGCCGCAGCGACGTCCTGGTCGTCACCGACGACAACCCCCGCAGCGAGGACCCGGCGGCGATCCGCGCCGCGATGCTGGGCGGCGCGCTGGCGCTGCCCGGGTCCGAGCGCGGCGAGGTCGTGGAGATCGGCGACCGCCGTGACGCGATCCGGCACGCGGTGTCGCTCGCGCGCACCGGGGACGTGGTCGTGATCGCGGGCAAGGGGCACGAGACCGGGCAGGAGGTCGCGGGGGTCGTGCAGCCGTTCTCGGACGTCGAGACCCTCGCCGAAGCCATCAGAGAGGTGCGCCGATGA
- the mraY gene encoding phospho-N-acetylmuramoyl-pentapeptide-transferase, producing the protein MKSILIAAAIALIASIMLTPYLIKIFSRQGFGQEIREEGPQSHKTKRGTPTMGGVAILVAMWLGYLGSHLVNSMSASAQEQTPTASGLLVLLLTTSLGVVGFLDDFIKIRKQRNLGLNKTAKLVGQFVATIIFAVLVMQFPNKDGLTPASVNLSFVRDIAVVSFGVIGFVVFCYAAISAWSNAVNLTDGLDGLAGGTSAMVLGTYVVISFWQFRYNCSNLLVAGCYDVRDPLDLAVVAAAAMAGCIGFLWWNAAPAKIFMGDTGSLALGGLVAGLSITTRTELLMVVIGGIFVVEALSVVLQVAVFRTSRRRLFRMAPFHHHFELAGWAETTVIIRFWLMAGMCCMLGLGLFYSEWLTAAGS; encoded by the coding sequence GTGAAGAGCATCCTCATCGCGGCGGCCATCGCGCTGATCGCGTCGATCATGCTGACGCCGTACCTGATCAAGATCTTCTCGCGGCAGGGCTTCGGTCAGGAGATCCGCGAGGAGGGCCCGCAGAGCCACAAGACCAAGCGCGGCACGCCCACGATGGGCGGCGTGGCGATCCTGGTCGCGATGTGGCTGGGCTACCTGGGCTCGCACCTGGTGAACTCGATGTCCGCGTCGGCGCAGGAGCAGACGCCCACCGCGTCCGGGCTGCTGGTGCTGCTGCTGACCACGTCGCTGGGCGTCGTGGGCTTCCTGGACGACTTCATCAAGATCCGCAAGCAGCGCAACCTGGGTCTGAACAAGACCGCCAAGCTGGTCGGCCAGTTCGTCGCGACGATCATCTTCGCGGTGCTGGTCATGCAGTTCCCGAACAAGGACGGGCTCACCCCGGCGTCGGTGAACCTGTCGTTCGTCCGCGACATCGCGGTGGTCTCGTTCGGCGTGATCGGGTTCGTGGTGTTCTGCTACGCCGCGATCAGCGCGTGGTCCAACGCGGTGAACCTGACCGACGGCCTGGACGGCCTGGCCGGCGGCACGTCGGCGATGGTGCTCGGCACGTACGTGGTGATCAGCTTCTGGCAGTTCCGCTACAACTGCTCGAACCTGCTGGTGGCCGGCTGCTACGACGTGCGCGACCCGCTGGACCTGGCGGTGGTGGCCGCCGCCGCGATGGCCGGCTGCATCGGCTTCCTGTGGTGGAACGCCGCGCCCGCCAAGATCTTCATGGGCGACACGGGCTCGCTGGCGCTGGGTGGCCTGGTGGCCGGTCTGTCCATCACCACCCGCACCGAGCTGCTGATGGTCGTCATCGGCGGCATCTTCGTGGTCGAGGCGCTGTCGGTGGTGCTTCAGGTCGCGGTCTTCCGCACGTCGAGGCGACGGCTGTTCCGGATGGCGCCGTTCCACCACCACTTCGAACTCGCCGGGTGGGCGGAAACCACGGTGATCATCAGGTTCTGGTTGATGGCCGGCATGTGCTGCATGTTGGGCCTGGGCCTGTTCTACAGCGAGTGGCTGACGGCGGCGGGGAGCTGA